The following are encoded together in the Streptomyces flavofungini genome:
- a CDS encoding Nramp family divalent metal transporter, with product MAETKGEPTAAAGDVASAPRKSSWKYIGPGIVVAATGVGAGDLVATLIAGSNFGYTLLWAAVIGCVVKISLAEAAGRWHLATGRTLFDGWTSLGRWTTWFFVVYVVIWGFVYGAAAMSSSGLPLQALFPDVMELKWWAILTGLVGLVFVWFNKYAVFEKVMTVLVGVMFVVTVYLAIRVTPNLGDAFAGLLPVVPDEKDSILNTLGLIGGVGGTITLAAYGYWVNAKGWTNTGWMKVMRLDNRVAYITTGIFVVAMLFVGAEMLHSANIAIASGDKGLVQLGDILEKEYGTATSKLFLIGFLATSFTSLIGVWHGVSLMFADFVEHYRKGRAGADSTALTGEQVASGAREKSLPFRAYLLWLTFPPMILLFEGQPFRLIIIYGVLGAAFMPFLALTLIWMLNSARTPAEWRNGWLSNGMLAIAGLLFLVLCVKQITDQDWGSFF from the coding sequence ATGGCCGAAACCAAGGGTGAACCCACCGCAGCCGCCGGGGACGTGGCGTCCGCGCCCCGCAAGTCCAGTTGGAAGTACATCGGGCCCGGCATCGTCGTCGCCGCCACCGGCGTGGGGGCGGGCGACCTGGTCGCGACCCTGATCGCGGGCAGCAACTTCGGCTACACCCTGCTGTGGGCCGCCGTCATCGGCTGCGTCGTGAAGATCTCCCTCGCGGAGGCGGCCGGCCGCTGGCATCTGGCCACGGGCCGCACCCTCTTCGACGGCTGGACGAGCCTCGGGCGCTGGACCACGTGGTTCTTCGTCGTGTACGTCGTGATCTGGGGCTTCGTGTACGGCGCCGCCGCGATGTCGTCGTCGGGACTGCCGCTGCAGGCGCTGTTCCCGGACGTCATGGAACTCAAGTGGTGGGCGATCCTGACCGGGCTCGTCGGCCTGGTCTTCGTCTGGTTCAACAAGTACGCGGTCTTCGAGAAGGTCATGACGGTCCTCGTCGGCGTCATGTTCGTCGTCACCGTGTACCTGGCGATCCGCGTCACCCCGAACCTCGGCGACGCCTTCGCGGGCCTGCTGCCCGTCGTACCGGACGAGAAGGACTCGATCCTCAACACCCTCGGCCTGATCGGCGGCGTCGGCGGCACCATCACGCTGGCGGCGTACGGCTACTGGGTGAACGCCAAGGGCTGGACCAACACGGGCTGGATGAAGGTGATGCGTCTCGACAACCGCGTCGCGTACATCACCACCGGCATCTTCGTCGTCGCGATGCTCTTCGTGGGCGCCGAGATGCTGCACTCCGCGAACATCGCGATCGCCAGCGGCGACAAGGGTCTGGTCCAGCTCGGCGACATCCTGGAGAAGGAGTACGGAACGGCCACGTCCAAGCTGTTCCTGATCGGCTTCCTCGCCACGTCCTTCACGTCGCTGATCGGTGTCTGGCACGGCGTGAGCCTGATGTTCGCGGACTTCGTGGAGCACTACCGCAAGGGCAGGGCGGGCGCCGACAGCACGGCCCTCACCGGCGAGCAGGTGGCTTCCGGGGCCCGCGAGAAGTCCCTGCCGTTCCGCGCCTACCTCCTCTGGCTGACGTTCCCGCCCATGATCCTGCTCTTCGAGGGCCAGCCGTTCCGCCTGATCATCATCTACGGGGTGCTGGGCGCGGCCTTCATGCCGTTCCTCGCCCTGACCTTGATCTGGATGCTCAACTCCGCGCGCACGCCGGCCGAGTGGCGCAACGGCTGGCTGAGCAACGGCATGCTGGCGATCGCGGGCCTGCTGTTCCTGGTCCTGTGCGTCAAGCAGATCACGGATCAGGACTGGGGCAGCTTCTTCTAG
- a CDS encoding M14 family metallopeptidase: protein MRLRIRGKRSAALAAMLALAVAAPLSANASDSSSPSAKKAAAATAADENVRQYSIPGPSTPAARTAVAATGVSIDEADDHAVVVTADAAQAKKLRALGYTLKVLPAPPARTDGKRVEVRDFPPADSRYHNYAEMNAEIDQRLQQYPNLMSKRVIGKTHQGRDIVAIKISDNVGTDENEPEVLFTHHQHAREHLTVEMALYLMRELGAGYSTDARVKKVVDSREIWIVPDLNPDGGEYDIATGSYRSWRKNRQPNAGSSYVGTDMNRNWNFKWGCCGGSSGSTGSETYRGPRAESAPEVKVVADFVRSRVVGGKQQIKAGIDFHTYSELILWPYGYTYADTAPGLTQDDRDAFAAVGRKMAASNGYTPEQSSDLYITDGSIDDWLWGDQKIFGYTFEMYPRSAGGGGFYPPDEVIERETSRNRDAVLQLLENADCMYRSIGKEQQYCSGT, encoded by the coding sequence ATGCGACTCCGCATACGTGGAAAGAGATCAGCGGCCCTCGCGGCCATGCTGGCCCTCGCGGTCGCGGCGCCCCTCAGCGCCAACGCCTCCGACTCCTCGTCCCCGTCGGCCAAGAAGGCGGCCGCCGCCACCGCGGCCGACGAGAACGTCCGCCAGTACTCCATCCCGGGCCCCTCGACCCCCGCCGCCCGGACGGCGGTCGCCGCCACCGGCGTGTCCATCGACGAGGCCGACGACCACGCGGTCGTCGTCACCGCTGACGCCGCCCAGGCCAAGAAGCTGCGCGCCCTCGGGTACACCCTCAAGGTCCTGCCCGCGCCGCCCGCCCGCACCGACGGCAAGCGCGTCGAAGTACGGGACTTCCCGCCCGCCGACTCCCGCTACCACAACTACGCGGAGATGAACGCGGAGATCGACCAGCGGCTCCAGCAGTATCCGAACCTGATGAGCAAGCGCGTCATCGGCAAGACGCACCAGGGCCGCGACATCGTCGCCATCAAGATCAGCGACAACGTCGGCACGGACGAGAACGAGCCCGAGGTCCTCTTCACCCACCACCAGCACGCCCGTGAGCACCTCACGGTGGAGATGGCCCTGTACCTGATGCGCGAGCTGGGCGCCGGCTACTCCACCGACGCCCGCGTCAAGAAGGTCGTCGACTCCCGCGAGATCTGGATCGTCCCCGACCTCAACCCCGACGGCGGCGAGTACGACATCGCCACCGGGTCCTACCGCAGCTGGCGCAAGAACCGCCAGCCCAACGCCGGTTCGTCCTACGTCGGCACCGACATGAACCGCAACTGGAACTTCAAGTGGGGCTGCTGCGGCGGTTCCTCCGGCTCCACCGGCTCCGAGACCTACCGCGGCCCGCGCGCCGAGTCGGCCCCCGAGGTCAAGGTCGTCGCGGACTTCGTACGCAGCCGGGTCGTCGGCGGCAAGCAGCAGATCAAGGCCGGCATCGACTTCCACACGTACAGCGAACTGATCCTGTGGCCCTACGGCTACACGTACGCCGACACCGCCCCCGGCCTCACCCAGGACGACCGCGACGCCTTCGCCGCCGTCGGCCGCAAGATGGCCGCGAGCAACGGCTACACCCCCGAACAGTCCAGCGACCTCTACATCACCGACGGCTCCATCGACGACTGGCTCTGGGGCGACCAGAAGATCTTCGGCTACACCTTCGAGATGTACCCGCGCTCGGCCGGCGGCGGCGGTTTCTACCCGCCCGACGAGGTCATCGAACGCGAGACGTCCCGGAACCGGGACGCTGTGCTCCAGCTGCTGGAGAACGCGGACTGCATGTATCGGTCCATTGGGAAGGAGCAGCAGTACTGCTCCGGCACGTGA